The Nocardioides humi genome includes a region encoding these proteins:
- a CDS encoding SdrD B-like domain-containing protein: MLKLTDKNGNPVTDVNGDPVGPVTTDANGRYLFDNLPVLPAGDHYTVTIDQADPSTVTALAPYVPTQANQGGDDALDSSLWTADSTELTTAGARDLTLDFGFMPKPVSVGDYVWVDSNGDGIQDPGEPGIPGVTLTLLDPSGATIGTTTTDANGFYVFADLPVLTDPDDRYTVTIDNAQPALAPYVPTLSGQGGDPASDSSTGSARSGPLTTPTASDMTLDFGFVPAKVSVGDLVWADTDRDGVQDAGEPGIPGVVLVLTGPDGHPVTDVHGDVVGPVTTDADGNYSFDDLPVLPAGQHYTVKIDRDAPSTVAALSGYLPTQTGQGTGATDSSTWEAESGDLTTDGDRDPTLDFGFVRPAVSVGDLVWVDTDRDGIQDPGEPGIPGVVLVLTGPDGNPVTDVYGDVVGPVTTDAAGHYVFEGLPVLPPGLSYTVAIDRNAASTQTALAPYGPTQAGAGSDREADSSTWTAESGDLIADGDSDRSLDFGFVLLPATVTLTTRSSKAEAKVGVALSDVITVSGFRSGGTSTGSATLYGPFAKPGAATCTPATAVGTVSFTPVNGTVTTPSITVSAPGYYTWVASTTADDLNKAATHACGLEEETSLVHRGVNPVRVIDTGFTGTDKAGPAARKAQPVKLGFAKLGINAKVVPIGLAGKKAKVPGNRSLTGWLRTSAQLGDVIGTAVIVGHVSDNHDRPGAFYNLRKAKKGQLVELTDKNGTVRTYKVKKSRTYLRSKPLPKKLFTMTGKARVQLVTCTDKVTYGNGRFHYRRNLVVTLIPVS, encoded by the coding sequence GTGCTGAAGCTGACCGACAAGAACGGCAACCCGGTGACCGACGTCAACGGCGACCCGGTCGGGCCGGTCACGACGGACGCGAACGGCCGGTACCTGTTCGACAACCTGCCGGTGCTCCCCGCGGGCGACCACTACACGGTCACCATCGACCAGGCCGACCCGTCGACGGTCACCGCGCTGGCGCCGTACGTCCCGACCCAGGCCAACCAGGGCGGGGACGACGCGCTCGACTCCTCGCTGTGGACGGCAGACTCCACGGAGTTGACCACGGCCGGCGCCAGGGACCTGACCCTCGACTTCGGCTTCATGCCGAAGCCGGTCTCGGTCGGCGACTACGTGTGGGTCGACTCGAACGGCGACGGCATCCAGGACCCCGGCGAGCCCGGCATCCCGGGCGTCACGCTCACCCTGCTCGACCCGAGCGGCGCGACGATCGGCACGACGACCACGGACGCGAACGGCTTCTACGTGTTCGCCGACCTGCCGGTCCTCACCGACCCCGACGACCGGTACACGGTGACGATCGACAACGCCCAGCCCGCGCTGGCGCCGTACGTCCCGACCCTGTCGGGCCAGGGCGGCGACCCGGCCAGCGACTCCTCGACCGGGAGCGCCCGGTCCGGACCGCTGACCACGCCGACCGCCAGCGACATGACGCTCGACTTCGGCTTCGTGCCGGCGAAGGTGTCGGTCGGCGACCTGGTGTGGGCGGACACGGACCGTGACGGCGTCCAGGACGCCGGCGAGCCCGGCATCCCCGGCGTCGTCCTGGTCCTGACGGGACCCGACGGCCACCCGGTGACCGACGTCCATGGCGATGTCGTGGGCCCGGTGACCACCGACGCCGACGGCAACTACTCCTTCGACGACCTGCCGGTGCTGCCGGCGGGCCAGCACTACACGGTCAAGATCGACCGGGACGCCCCGTCCACCGTCGCCGCCCTGTCCGGCTACCTCCCGACCCAGACCGGGCAGGGCACCGGAGCGACGGACTCCTCGACATGGGAGGCGGAGTCCGGTGACCTCACCACCGACGGCGACCGCGACCCGACGCTCGACTTCGGGTTCGTGCGCCCCGCGGTGTCCGTCGGCGATCTGGTCTGGGTCGACACGGACCGTGACGGCATCCAGGACCCGGGCGAGCCCGGCATCCCCGGCGTCGTCCTGGTCCTGACGGGACCCGACGGCAACCCGGTGACCGACGTCTACGGCGATGTCGTGGGCCCGGTGACCACCGACGCGGCCGGCCACTACGTGTTCGAGGGCCTGCCGGTGCTCCCGCCCGGCCTGAGCTACACGGTCGCCATCGACCGCAACGCCGCGTCGACGCAGACGGCGCTGGCGCCGTACGGCCCGACCCAGGCCGGCGCCGGCAGTGACCGGGAGGCGGACTCCTCGACCTGGACCGCGGAGTCCGGCGACCTCATCGCGGACGGCGACAGCGACCGCAGCCTGGACTTCGGGTTCGTGCTGCTGCCGGCCACCGTGACGCTGACGACGAGGTCGTCGAAGGCCGAGGCCAAGGTCGGGGTGGCGCTGTCCGACGTGATCACCGTCAGCGGCTTCCGCAGCGGTGGCACGTCGACCGGATCGGCGACGCTGTACGGGCCGTTCGCCAAGCCCGGCGCGGCGACCTGCACGCCCGCGACCGCGGTCGGGACGGTGTCCTTCACGCCGGTGAACGGCACGGTGACGACGCCGTCGATCACGGTCAGCGCCCCGGGCTACTACACCTGGGTCGCCAGCACCACGGCCGACGACCTCAACAAGGCGGCGACCCACGCGTGCGGGCTCGAGGAGGAGACCAGCCTGGTCCACCGCGGCGTCAACCCGGTCCGGGTGATCGACACCGGCTTCACGGGCACCGACAAGGCCGGCCCGGCCGCCCGCAAGGCGCAGCCGGTCAAGCTCGGGTTCGCCAAGCTCGGCATCAACGCGAAGGTGGTGCCGATCGGGCTGGCGGGCAAGAAGGCGAAGGTGCCGGGCAACCGGAGCCTCACCGGCTGGCTGCGGACCTCGGCGCAGCTGGGCGACGTCATCGGTACGGCGGTCATCGTCGGCCACGTGTCCGACAACCACGACCGGCCCGGTGCCTTCTACAACCTGAGGAAGGCCAAGAAGGGCCAGCTCGTGGAGCTGACCGACAAGAACGGGACGGTGCGCACCTACAAGGTCAAGAAGTCCAGGACCTACCTGCGCTCCAAGCCGCTGCCCAAGAAGCTGTTCACGATGACCGGCAAGGCGCGGGTCCAGCTGGTCACCTGCACCGACAAGGTCACCTACGGCAACGGACGGTTCCACTACCGCAGGAATCTGGTGGTCACCCTGATCCCCGTGAGCTGA
- a CDS encoding flavin-containing monooxygenase codes for MSDSPAVTPEHLDVLIIGAGLSGIDAAYHVSKAFPSKSYALLEMRDALGGTWDLFRYPGIRSDSDMHTLGFGWKPWKGAKAIVDGPDILAYLKEAAAENGIDEHIRYHHKLVHAEFSTADARWTVTVERTDTGETLQLTAGFLWSTSGYYRYDEGFTPLFAGVEDFEGQVVHPQHWPEDLDYQGKRIVVIGSGATAVTLIPALADSGAGHVTMLQRTPTYIISQPTYDKVSAQMYRRLPDKLAQKLVRTRYLTSRIAFYEFCQARPKESRALLRKLLERQLPTDVDFDEHFKPPYDPWDQRLCAVPGGDLFKALRHHTVDIVTDHIDRFTPKGILLKSGRELEADIVITATGLNLQIFGGATLGVDGAEVKPADTMAYKGLMLSEIPNFAFIIGYTNASWTLKADLVCAYVVKLLRRMDETGARLVVPRRDPSVTEEPFLDFEAGYVMRSIDSLPKQGSTYPWRLKMNYFKDVLVFRKPVDDEALEFAG; via the coding sequence ATGAGCGACTCCCCTGCCGTCACCCCGGAGCACCTCGACGTGCTCATCATCGGCGCCGGCCTGTCCGGCATCGACGCGGCCTACCACGTGAGCAAGGCGTTCCCGTCGAAGTCCTACGCCCTCCTCGAGATGCGCGACGCACTCGGCGGCACCTGGGACCTGTTCCGCTACCCGGGCATCCGCTCCGACTCCGACATGCACACCCTCGGCTTCGGCTGGAAGCCGTGGAAGGGCGCCAAGGCGATCGTCGACGGGCCCGACATCCTCGCCTACCTGAAGGAGGCGGCGGCCGAGAACGGCATCGACGAGCACATCCGCTACCACCACAAGCTGGTGCACGCGGAGTTCTCCACCGCCGACGCGCGCTGGACCGTCACCGTCGAGCGCACCGACACCGGCGAGACGCTCCAGCTGACCGCCGGCTTCCTGTGGTCGACGTCGGGCTACTACCGCTACGACGAGGGCTTCACGCCCCTGTTCGCCGGCGTCGAGGACTTCGAGGGGCAGGTCGTGCACCCGCAGCACTGGCCCGAGGACCTCGACTACCAGGGCAAGCGGATCGTCGTGATCGGGTCGGGCGCCACCGCCGTCACGCTGATCCCCGCGCTGGCCGACTCCGGCGCCGGGCACGTCACGATGCTGCAGCGCACGCCGACGTACATCATCAGCCAGCCGACGTACGACAAGGTGTCGGCGCAGATGTACCGCCGGCTGCCCGACAAGCTCGCGCAGAAGCTGGTCCGCACCCGCTACCTCACCAGCCGAATCGCGTTCTACGAGTTCTGCCAGGCCCGGCCGAAGGAGTCGCGGGCGCTGCTGCGCAAGCTGCTCGAGCGGCAGCTGCCGACCGACGTCGACTTCGACGAGCACTTCAAGCCGCCGTACGACCCGTGGGACCAGCGGCTGTGCGCCGTCCCCGGCGGCGACCTGTTCAAGGCGCTGCGTCACCACACCGTCGACATCGTCACCGACCACATCGACCGGTTCACGCCGAAGGGCATCCTGCTGAAGTCGGGCAGGGAGCTGGAGGCGGATATCGTCATCACCGCCACCGGCCTCAACCTGCAGATCTTCGGCGGCGCCACCCTCGGCGTCGACGGCGCCGAGGTCAAGCCCGCCGACACCATGGCCTACAAGGGCCTGATGCTGAGCGAGATCCCCAACTTCGCGTTCATCATCGGCTACACGAACGCGTCGTGGACGCTCAAGGCCGACCTCGTGTGCGCGTACGTCGTCAAGCTGCTCAGGCGGATGGACGAGACCGGCGCCCGGCTGGTCGTCCCCCGTCGCGATCCGTCCGTCACGGAGGAGCCCTTCCTCGACTTCGAGGCCGGCTACGTGATGAGGTCCATCGACTCGCTGCCCAAGCAGGGGTCGACGTACCCGTGGCGGCTGAAGATGAACTACTTCAAGGACGTGCTGGTGTTCCGCAAGCCGGTGGACGACGAGGCGCTGGAGTTCGCGGGCTGA
- a CDS encoding right-handed parallel beta-helix repeat-containing protein has translation MSGARLPAALLVLVLGCAGLAGCSAGEDPEPAGPAVQRSEVVRVPQDAATIGEALESVAEDGLVLVGPGTYPEQVLVEVAGVTIRGTDRNDVVVTGEGRRTSGIVVIADGVTVENLTVTSTTLYGVLFTGVHEGREVLTPGQDGYESFDPARFPPLERFRIDHVTATNNGLYGIYAFNTRHGVIVDSWASGSADSGIYVGQCRECDTVVSGNVATRNAVGFENANASDSLTIVGNRFSGNRVGMTLTSNYQEAFVPQRGNLVAGNVVTDNSEQRSPSQADGGWGIGVGIGGGQDNRLVRNLVAGNLRAGVLLDSVEDVPSTGNTLQGNAFRRNGVDVANASSELTPAAGNCVTRSAGLSALPPTLLDSCTAPAQPAATVADLPGGQAPAGISFLEVPLPGDLPSLEAGDGVPAPLPATVAHPDLAQVRVPAATLLADLG, from the coding sequence GTGTCCGGAGCCCGGCTTCCCGCGGCCCTGCTCGTGCTCGTCCTCGGCTGCGCCGGGCTGGCCGGCTGCTCCGCCGGCGAGGACCCGGAGCCGGCGGGTCCGGCGGTGCAGCGGTCAGAGGTGGTGCGGGTGCCGCAGGACGCGGCGACCATCGGCGAGGCCCTGGAGTCCGTCGCCGAGGACGGGCTCGTCCTGGTCGGGCCCGGCACCTATCCCGAGCAGGTGCTGGTCGAGGTGGCGGGCGTGACGATCCGCGGCACCGACCGCAACGACGTGGTCGTCACCGGCGAGGGCCGGCGGACGTCGGGGATCGTGGTGATCGCCGACGGGGTGACGGTCGAGAACCTGACCGTCACCAGCACGACCCTGTACGGCGTGCTGTTCACCGGCGTGCACGAGGGCCGTGAGGTGCTGACCCCGGGCCAGGACGGCTACGAGTCGTTCGACCCCGCACGGTTCCCGCCGCTGGAGCGGTTCCGGATCGACCACGTGACGGCGACCAACAACGGCCTCTACGGCATCTACGCGTTCAACACGCGCCACGGCGTGATCGTCGACTCCTGGGCCTCCGGGTCCGCGGACAGCGGGATCTACGTCGGCCAGTGCCGCGAGTGCGACACCGTCGTCTCCGGGAATGTCGCCACCCGCAACGCGGTGGGCTTCGAGAACGCCAACGCGTCCGACTCGCTGACGATCGTCGGCAACCGGTTCAGCGGCAACCGGGTCGGGATGACGCTGACCTCCAACTACCAGGAGGCCTTCGTCCCCCAGCGCGGCAACCTGGTCGCCGGCAACGTCGTCACCGACAACAGCGAGCAGCGGTCGCCGTCCCAGGCGGACGGCGGGTGGGGCATCGGCGTCGGCATCGGCGGCGGACAGGACAACCGCCTGGTGCGCAACCTGGTGGCCGGCAACCTGCGCGCCGGCGTCCTGCTCGACAGCGTCGAGGACGTGCCGAGCACCGGCAACACGCTGCAGGGCAACGCCTTCCGCCGCAACGGGGTCGACGTGGCCAACGCCTCCAGCGAGCTGACCCCCGCCGCGGGCAACTGCGTCACCAGGAGCGCGGGGCTGTCGGCCCTTCCGCCCACGCTCCTCGACAGCTGTACGGCGCCCGCGCAGCCGGCTGCGACCGTCGCCGACCTGCCCGGTGGCCAGGCGCCCGCCGGGATCAGCTTCCTCGAGGTGCCGCTGCCCGGCGACCTGCCCTCGCTGGAGGCCGGGGACGGCGTCCCGGCACCGCTGCCGGCCACCGTCGCGCACCCCGACCTCGCCCAGGTGCGGGTGCCCGCGGCGACGCTGCTGGCCGACCTCGGATGA
- a CDS encoding Dyp-type peroxidase, which translates to MSGADGGGSPPTATRRRLLAGSAAGLAAGGGAGWWAGARGDATSTPTTPTTADPTSPAGASDDGAPVAARGRRQAGVDRPVRPPHHLSFVVLGEQGDAALGRTDVAALLAGLGEQVDVLTTSGDPRLPDMPGNLTVQVGVGAAWADLAEPGLGDRVRLPAFRGSDALAADLRGGDLVLAVAADDPALPDHVVDLLLADLPGLRVRWTQRAFRSPGTGAVVRNPLGFLDGIVQPEDAAAMDAGVWIRDGAATDGTIGVVRRFTLDGAAFARLGADEQAAVIGRRPDGTPLSGGAADADVDLTAKTPHGEYLVPADSHVRAAHPSFTGSALMARRSYAIRVDADGAAPRPGLLFCSFQDDVRVFARTQQRMDRVDRLMDFATPTAEIGFLVLPGFAPDRPLGSTLFGS; encoded by the coding sequence ATGAGCGGCGCGGACGGCGGCGGGTCGCCGCCGACGGCCACCCGCCGCCGGCTGCTGGCCGGCTCCGCCGCCGGGCTGGCGGCGGGCGGCGGGGCCGGCTGGTGGGCCGGCGCCCGCGGCGACGCCACGAGTACGCCGACCACGCCGACCACGGCGGACCCCACGAGCCCGGCCGGCGCCAGCGACGACGGCGCTCCCGTCGCGGCACGCGGCCGGCGCCAGGCCGGGGTCGACCGTCCGGTCCGGCCGCCGCACCACCTGTCCTTCGTCGTCCTCGGGGAGCAGGGCGATGCGGCGCTCGGCCGGACGGACGTCGCGGCGCTGCTCGCCGGCCTGGGCGAGCAGGTGGACGTCCTCACGACATCGGGCGACCCCCGCCTGCCCGACATGCCGGGGAATCTCACGGTCCAGGTCGGCGTCGGCGCCGCCTGGGCGGACCTGGCCGAGCCCGGGCTCGGCGACCGGGTGCGGCTGCCCGCGTTCCGGGGCAGCGACGCTCTGGCCGCGGACCTGCGGGGCGGGGACCTGGTACTGGCCGTCGCCGCTGACGACCCGGCGCTCCCCGACCACGTCGTCGACCTGCTCCTCGCGGACCTGCCCGGCCTGCGGGTGCGCTGGACTCAGCGCGCCTTCCGCTCGCCGGGCACGGGCGCCGTCGTCCGCAACCCCCTCGGCTTCCTCGACGGCATCGTGCAGCCCGAGGACGCCGCCGCGATGGACGCCGGCGTGTGGATCCGCGACGGCGCGGCGACCGACGGGACGATCGGGGTGGTCCGCCGGTTCACCCTCGACGGCGCGGCCTTCGCCCGACTCGGTGCCGACGAGCAGGCGGCGGTGATCGGGCGCCGGCCCGACGGGACACCGCTGAGCGGCGGCGCCGCGGACGCCGACGTCGACCTGACGGCGAAGACCCCGCACGGGGAGTACCTCGTGCCCGCGGACTCCCACGTCCGGGCGGCCCACCCGTCGTTCACCGGCTCGGCACTGATGGCGCGGCGCAGCTACGCGATCCGGGTCGACGCCGACGGCGCCGCACCCCGGCCGGGCCTGCTCTTCTGCAGCTTCCAGGACGACGTGCGCGTCTTCGCCCGCACCCAGCAGCGGATGGACCGGGTCGACCGGCTGATGGACTTCGCCACCCCCACCGCCGAGATCGGCTTCCTCGTCCTGCCCGGGTTCGCCCCGGACCGCCCGCTCGGCAGCACGCTGTTCGGGAGCTGA
- a CDS encoding AAA family ATPase: protein MNWFDAPADAAARLATAGYLADAATATTTYLAGALEKPLLLEGPAGVGKTELAKAVSRATGAELVRLQCYEGLDEARALYEWNYKKQLLRIQAANAGGSGEGGVDWDATHDDIFSEEFLLTRPLLTAIRRDEPTVLLIDEVDKTDIEVEGLLLEVLSDFQVTIPELGTVAATRRPFVVLTSNASRELSEAVKRRCLYLHIDYPDAARERQILQQQVPGLDDRIAEQLVATVGRLRELELKKAPSIAESVDWARTLIALEIRDLDEKAIADTLGAVLKHQSDHQRAVKELKLARA, encoded by the coding sequence ATGAACTGGTTCGACGCACCGGCCGACGCGGCCGCCCGGCTCGCGACGGCGGGCTATCTCGCGGACGCCGCCACCGCGACCACCACCTACCTCGCCGGCGCGCTGGAGAAGCCGCTGCTGCTGGAGGGCCCGGCCGGCGTCGGCAAGACCGAGCTGGCCAAGGCGGTCTCGCGGGCGACCGGAGCCGAGCTGGTCCGGCTGCAGTGCTACGAGGGCCTCGACGAGGCACGGGCGCTGTACGAGTGGAACTACAAGAAGCAGCTGCTCCGCATCCAGGCCGCCAACGCGGGCGGCTCCGGTGAGGGCGGGGTCGACTGGGACGCGACCCACGACGACATCTTCAGCGAGGAGTTCCTGCTCACCCGGCCGCTGCTGACCGCGATCCGCCGCGACGAGCCGACCGTGCTGCTCATCGACGAGGTCGACAAGACCGACATCGAGGTCGAGGGCCTGCTGCTGGAGGTGCTCAGCGACTTCCAGGTGACCATCCCCGAGCTGGGGACCGTGGCGGCGACCCGCCGGCCCTTCGTCGTACTGACGTCGAACGCGAGCCGCGAGCTGTCCGAGGCGGTCAAGCGCCGCTGCCTGTACCTCCACATCGACTACCCCGACGCCGCGCGCGAGCGGCAGATCCTGCAGCAGCAGGTGCCCGGCCTCGACGACCGGATCGCCGAGCAGCTGGTCGCGACCGTCGGCCGGCTGCGCGAGCTGGAGCTGAAGAAGGCGCCCTCGATCGCGGAGTCCGTCGACTGGGCGCGGACCCTGATCGCGCTGGAGATCCGCGACCTCGACGAGAAGGCGATCGCCGACACCCTCGGCGCCGTGCTCAAGCACCAGTCCGACCACCAGCGGGCGGTCAAGGAGCTGAAGCTGGCGAGGGCCTGA
- a CDS encoding VWA domain-containing protein, which translates to MSAEQSGLLDRHLAFVEALRGAGLSVSLAEDLDSLAALGTVRWGERATVRDAFAATMVKKQAQRTTFDALFDVYFPAMVGDGAASAGDQEAGDADAGDDGGAVRDNASALADFRDRLAEALDGPQLDEAELRRMAAEMVGVFGAMPGRGPGLSSWSAYTALQRVAPQELVDRLVAGLMGEGADAEDARRQANRRIGSFTAMVEDDARRRIAEEKGPDHVADVAVRPSIDKLAFMAARRTDLDEMRKEIFPLARRLATRLAKEQHSRHARTAPLDFRRTVRASIATGGVPITTHHRPKRPHRTDLVVLCDVSGSVANFAQFTLLFVFALREVFQSMRAFTFIDHVHEVTGHFRPGADPVDVLSDLAAAASHAALWGRTNYGRAFTKFEESHLDALTPKTTLLILGDARSNYSDLHEDALKRLAGSVKRAFWLNPEHERNWGTGDSAAPTYGEIVRMIECRNLTQLSEFVHDLAW; encoded by the coding sequence ATGAGCGCCGAGCAGTCCGGGCTCCTCGACCGCCACCTGGCGTTCGTCGAGGCGCTGCGCGGTGCCGGGCTGTCGGTCTCCCTCGCCGAGGACCTCGACTCGCTGGCCGCGCTCGGTACCGTCCGCTGGGGCGAGCGCGCGACGGTGCGCGACGCGTTCGCGGCGACGATGGTCAAGAAGCAGGCGCAACGGACGACGTTCGACGCGCTCTTCGACGTCTACTTCCCCGCGATGGTGGGGGACGGGGCGGCCTCCGCCGGGGACCAGGAAGCCGGGGACGCGGATGCCGGGGACGACGGCGGGGCGGTCCGCGACAACGCGTCCGCGCTCGCCGACTTCCGCGACCGGCTCGCCGAGGCGCTCGACGGCCCGCAGCTCGACGAGGCCGAGCTGCGCCGGATGGCGGCCGAGATGGTGGGTGTCTTCGGGGCGATGCCCGGCCGCGGACCGGGGCTGTCGTCGTGGTCGGCGTACACCGCCCTCCAGCGGGTCGCGCCGCAGGAGCTCGTCGACCGGCTCGTCGCGGGCCTGATGGGCGAGGGCGCCGACGCGGAGGACGCCCGGCGGCAGGCCAACCGGCGGATCGGGTCGTTCACCGCGATGGTCGAGGACGACGCCCGCCGCCGGATCGCCGAGGAGAAGGGCCCCGACCACGTCGCCGACGTCGCCGTCCGGCCCAGCATCGACAAGCTGGCGTTCATGGCCGCCCGGCGCACCGACCTCGACGAGATGCGCAAGGAGATCTTCCCGCTGGCACGGCGCCTGGCGACCCGGCTGGCCAAGGAGCAGCACTCCCGCCACGCGCGCACGGCCCCGCTGGACTTCCGTCGTACCGTCCGGGCCTCCATCGCCACCGGCGGCGTCCCCATCACCACCCACCACCGCCCCAAGCGCCCGCACCGCACCGACCTGGTCGTGCTCTGCGACGTCAGCGGCTCGGTGGCGAACTTCGCGCAGTTCACGCTGCTGTTCGTGTTCGCGCTGCGCGAGGTGTTCCAGAGCATGCGCGCCTTCACCTTCATCGACCACGTCCACGAGGTCACCGGCCACTTCCGCCCCGGCGCCGACCCGGTGGACGTGCTCTCCGATCTCGCGGCGGCCGCGTCGCACGCCGCGCTGTGGGGTCGGACGAACTACGGGCGGGCGTTCACGAAGTTCGAGGAGTCCCACCTCGACGCGCTCACCCCGAAGACCACGCTGCTCATCCTCGGCGACGCCCGCTCCAACTACAGCGACCTCCACGAGGACGCGCTCAAGCGGCTCGCCGGGTCGGTGAAGCGGGCGTTCTGGCTCAACCCCGAGCACGAGCGGAACTGGGGCACCGGCGACTCCGCCGCCCCGACGTACGGCGAGATCGTGCGGATGATCGAGTGCCGGAATCTCACTCAGCTCAGTGAGTTCGTGCACGACCTCGCGTGGTGA